One genomic region from Manis pentadactyla isolate mManPen7 chromosome 12, mManPen7.hap1, whole genome shotgun sequence encodes:
- the LOC118929204 gene encoding olfactory receptor 7G2-like has translation MIKAVPATAGSPGEQGPLLHRDHPVGHSISLFIKNMNQTDVSEFLLLGLTDDPELQPFLLGLFLSMYMITVFGNLLIILAISSDSHLHTPMYSFLCNLSLADICISTTTIPKMLVNIQAQNQHISYTGCIAQIGFVIFFLGFENCLLAAMAYDRYVAICHPLRYMVIMTSRLCAMLTLLSLLLSIADALLHCLMALRLSFCTNREIPHFFCELAQVFKLACSDTLINNFLIYSLGSLFGGVPVCGIIFSYTQILSSILRMPSVEGKRKAFSTCGSHLSVVSLFYGTGFGVYISSAVTDSSRKSAVASMMYIVVPQMMNPFIYSLRNWDMKGALRKLITRIHLSLMGSPALGLFFLNEAM, from the exons ATGATAAAGGCTGTCCCAGCCACTGCAGGCTCCCCAGGAGAGCAAGGACCACTGCTTCATAGAGACCATCCTGTAGGTCACTCGATTAGCTT ATTCATCAAGAACATGAATCAAACAGATGTTtcagaattcctcctcctgggattgacagatgatCCAGAACTACAACCCTTCCTCCTTGGGCTGTTCCTGTCCATGTACATGATCACTGTCtttgggaacctgctcatcatcttGGCCATCAGCTCTgactcccacctccacacccccatgtactccTTCCTCTGCAACCTGTCCCTGGCTGACATCTGTATAAGCACAACCACCATCCCCaagatgctggtgaacatccaAGCACAGAATCAGCACATTAGCTACACTGGCTGCATTGCACAGATTGGTTTTGTCatattttttcttggttttgaaaACTGTCTCCTTGCagcaatggcctatgaccgctatgtggccatctgccatccaCTGAGGTACATGGTCATCATGACGTCCCGGCTCTGTGCTATGCTgactctgctctctctgctcctcaGCATCGCAGATGCCCTGCTCCACTGTCTGATGGCGCTGAGGCTGTCCTTCTGCACAAACAGGGAAAtcccccacttcttctgtgaacTTGCTCAAGTCTTCAAGCTGGCCTGCTCTGACACCCTCATCAATAATTTCCTGATATATTCTTTAGGCAGCCTATTTGGGGGTGTTCCTGTATGTGGGATCATTTTCTCTTATACTCAAATTCTCTCTTCCATTTTGAGAATGCCCTCGGTGGAGGGTAAGCggaaagccttttccacctgtgggTCTCACCTCTCAGTTGTCTCCTTGTTCTATGGGACCGGATTTGGGGTGTACATTAGCTCTGCAGTTACTGACTCTTCCAGGAAGTCTGCTGTGGCCTCAATGATGTACATTGTGGTTCCCCAGAtgatgaaccccttcatctacagcctgaggaactgGGACATGAAGGGGGCGTTAAGGAAACTAATTACTAGGATACATCTGTCTTTAATGGGGTCACCTGCTTTAGGCTTGTTTTTCTTGAATGAGGCAATGTGA